The following proteins are co-located in the Vigna angularis cultivar LongXiaoDou No.4 chromosome 2, ASM1680809v1, whole genome shotgun sequence genome:
- the LOC108329608 gene encoding AT-rich interactive domain-containing protein 1 isoform X1, whose amino-acid sequence MMGNGESLDLYKLFMVVKKKGGYDAVCKNRLWDLVGEEYGLGVKVGSDVEHVYSKHLSALETCLKNVAGGKFAEYGLEGDRVKFQKHLMEAHTESMLDDSGEEEVGDEHERRDCGCPDGRKLSGSNRVKCVKPESNGAEQESAYKYIDRSKSCGSNSVKDKNTNSNGNEYDNVCDYLEGRKLCGTNRMNGVNPDFNEAKKVRRPELVDLDMLEDHDKGEPIVVKFCGFNTEMDTPEEFDESKLLTVDASDAESDMLRLSDGSKNNNKDDDDESDEVLILDPSSVDQKKFGHKRKRESVSEMLIWINSIAKNPCDPAVGSVPEKSKWKSCSSQEIWKQALLFREAVFLKKDFETASEQLSWQSQKMHPSMYDDRIEALYNFRKRLKCEEKSLLGKSTSDGVSSTSSKTKTKARGHLERTSSSRSEDVVDKKLLDSCSLDKYARVHIPVGPNHQAEVPEWTGTTFESDSKWLGTQIWPPKFVNSKWCLIERDPIGKGRQDSCGCPVQGSVECVRFHVGEKRSKVKIELGEAFFQWRLDMVGEEVSSSWTDEDEKKFRDVVKSNPASLDKCFWDHLFKTFPKKSREDLVCYYFNVFLLQQRAYQNRHTPDNIDSDDDESEFTPLRKVFGHQTPKSRNLTLLSPKKSTGKRSNGK is encoded by the exons ATGATGGGTAACGGGGAGTCTTTGGATTTGTATAAACTTTTCATGGTGGTGAAGAAGAAAGGTGGTTATGATGCTGTTTGTAAGAATAGGCTGTGGGATTTGGTGGGGGAAGAGTATGGATTGGGTGTGAAGGTTGGTTCCGATGTGGAACATGTTTACAGCAAACACTTAAGTGCTCTAGAGACATGTTTGAAGAATGTTGCTGGTGGCAAGTTTGCTGAATATGGTTTAGAGGGTGATAGAGTTAAGTTTCAGAAGCATTTGATGGAGGCACACACTGAATCCATGTTGGACGATTCTGGTGAGGAGGAGGTAGGAGATGAACATGAGAGGAGGGATTGTGGCTGTCCGGATGGTAGGAAGCTCAGTGGTAGTAATAGAGTCAAGTGTGTGAAACCAGAGTCCAATGGGGCTGAACAGGAGAGTGCTTATAAGTATATAGATaggagtaagtcatgtggtAGTAATAGTGTGAAAGACAAGAATACAAATTCTAATGGGAATGAATATGATAATGTATGTGACTATCTAGAGGGGAGGAAGTTGTGTGGTACTAATAGGATGAACGGGGTGAATCCAGATTTCAATGAGGCCAAGAAAGTTAGAAGGCCGGAACTTGTTGATTTGGACATGCTGGAGGACCACGACAAGGGTGAGCCTATTGTAGTAAAATTTTGCGGATTTAATACTGAAATGGATACACCAGAAGAGTTTGATGAGAGCAAATTATTAACTGTGGATGCATCCGATGCAGAAAGTGACATGCTTAGATTGTCAGATGGAagcaaaaacaacaataaagatgatgatgacgaaAGTGATGAAGTCTTGATATTGGATCCATCTAGTGTTGACCAAAAGAAATTTGGTCACAAGAGGAAGAGAGAGTCTGTGTCAGAAATGCTAATTTGGATTAACAGCATTGCTAAAAATCCTTGTGATCCTGCAGTTGGTTCGGTTCCTGAAAAGTCTAAGTGGAAGTCTTGCAGTAGTCAAGAGATCTGGAAGCAGGCTTTGTTGTTTCGAGAAGCAGTCTTTCTAAAGAAAGATTTTGAGACAGCCAGTGAACAACTTAGTTGGCAG AGTCAGAAAATGCATCCTTCCATGTACGATGATCGCATTGAGGCATTGTACAATTTTAGAAAGAGGTTGAAGTGTGAAGAGAAGTCTTTATTGGGAAAATCTACATCCGATGGAGTCTCCTCGACTTCatcgaaaacaaaaacaaaagctCGTGGACATTTGGAGAGAACCTCAAGTTCTCGATCTGAAGATGTTGTCGATAAGAAGTTACTTGACTCCTGTAGTCTTGATAAATATGCCCGGGTGCACATCCCTGTGGGGCCAAATCATCAAGCTGAAGTGCCAGAATGGACTGGCACAACTTTTGAAAGTGATTCTAAGTGGTTGGGGACCCAAATATGGCCTccaaaatttgtaaattcaaaATGGTGTCTTATTGAAAGGGACCCTATTGGAAAAGGAAGACAAGATTCATGTGGCTGCCCAGTACAAGGTTCTGTTGAGTGTGTCCGGTTTCATGTTGGTGAGAAAAGGTCTAAAGTTAAGATAGAGCTGGGGGAGGCTTTTTTCCAATGGAGATTAGACATGGTAGGTGAAGAAGTTAGTAGTTCTTGGACAGATGAGGATGAGAAGAAGTTCAGAGAtgtggtgaaatcaaaccctgcTTCACTTGATAAATGTTTTTGGGATCATCTCTTTAAAACATTTCCTAAGAAGAGCAGAGAAGATTTGGTCTGCTACTATTTCAATGTCTTTCTTCTGCAGCAGAGAGCATATCAGAACAGGCATACTCCAGATAACATTGATAGTGATGATGATGAATCAGAGTTCACACCATTGAGGAAAGTGTTTGGACATCAAACACCAAAATCACGCAACCTCACCTTGTTATCACCCAAAAAATCCACTGGCAAAAGGTCAAATGGCAAGTGA
- the LOC108329608 gene encoding AT-rich interactive domain-containing protein 1 isoform X2, which yields MMGNGESLDLYKLFMVVKKKGGYDAVCKNRLWDLVGEEYGLGVKVGSDVEHVYSKHLSALETCLKNVAGGKFAEYGLEGDRVKFQKHLMEAHTESMLDDSGEEEVGDEHERRDCGCPDGRKLSGSNRVKCVKPESNGAEQESAYKYIDRSKSCGSNSVKDKNTNSNGNEYDNVCDYLEGRKLCGTNRMNGVNPDFNEAKKVRRPELVDLDMLEDHDKESDMLRLSDGSKNNNKDDDDESDEVLILDPSSVDQKKFGHKRKRESVSEMLIWINSIAKNPCDPAVGSVPEKSKWKSCSSQEIWKQALLFREAVFLKKDFETASEQLSWQSQKMHPSMYDDRIEALYNFRKRLKCEEKSLLGKSTSDGVSSTSSKTKTKARGHLERTSSSRSEDVVDKKLLDSCSLDKYARVHIPVGPNHQAEVPEWTGTTFESDSKWLGTQIWPPKFVNSKWCLIERDPIGKGRQDSCGCPVQGSVECVRFHVGEKRSKVKIELGEAFFQWRLDMVGEEVSSSWTDEDEKKFRDVVKSNPASLDKCFWDHLFKTFPKKSREDLVCYYFNVFLLQQRAYQNRHTPDNIDSDDDESEFTPLRKVFGHQTPKSRNLTLLSPKKSTGKRSNGK from the exons ATGATGGGTAACGGGGAGTCTTTGGATTTGTATAAACTTTTCATGGTGGTGAAGAAGAAAGGTGGTTATGATGCTGTTTGTAAGAATAGGCTGTGGGATTTGGTGGGGGAAGAGTATGGATTGGGTGTGAAGGTTGGTTCCGATGTGGAACATGTTTACAGCAAACACTTAAGTGCTCTAGAGACATGTTTGAAGAATGTTGCTGGTGGCAAGTTTGCTGAATATGGTTTAGAGGGTGATAGAGTTAAGTTTCAGAAGCATTTGATGGAGGCACACACTGAATCCATGTTGGACGATTCTGGTGAGGAGGAGGTAGGAGATGAACATGAGAGGAGGGATTGTGGCTGTCCGGATGGTAGGAAGCTCAGTGGTAGTAATAGAGTCAAGTGTGTGAAACCAGAGTCCAATGGGGCTGAACAGGAGAGTGCTTATAAGTATATAGATaggagtaagtcatgtggtAGTAATAGTGTGAAAGACAAGAATACAAATTCTAATGGGAATGAATATGATAATGTATGTGACTATCTAGAGGGGAGGAAGTTGTGTGGTACTAATAGGATGAACGGGGTGAATCCAGATTTCAATGAGGCCAAGAAAGTTAGAAGGCCGGAACTTGTTGATTTGGACATGCTGGAGGACCACGACAAGG AAAGTGACATGCTTAGATTGTCAGATGGAagcaaaaacaacaataaagatgatgatgacgaaAGTGATGAAGTCTTGATATTGGATCCATCTAGTGTTGACCAAAAGAAATTTGGTCACAAGAGGAAGAGAGAGTCTGTGTCAGAAATGCTAATTTGGATTAACAGCATTGCTAAAAATCCTTGTGATCCTGCAGTTGGTTCGGTTCCTGAAAAGTCTAAGTGGAAGTCTTGCAGTAGTCAAGAGATCTGGAAGCAGGCTTTGTTGTTTCGAGAAGCAGTCTTTCTAAAGAAAGATTTTGAGACAGCCAGTGAACAACTTAGTTGGCAG AGTCAGAAAATGCATCCTTCCATGTACGATGATCGCATTGAGGCATTGTACAATTTTAGAAAGAGGTTGAAGTGTGAAGAGAAGTCTTTATTGGGAAAATCTACATCCGATGGAGTCTCCTCGACTTCatcgaaaacaaaaacaaaagctCGTGGACATTTGGAGAGAACCTCAAGTTCTCGATCTGAAGATGTTGTCGATAAGAAGTTACTTGACTCCTGTAGTCTTGATAAATATGCCCGGGTGCACATCCCTGTGGGGCCAAATCATCAAGCTGAAGTGCCAGAATGGACTGGCACAACTTTTGAAAGTGATTCTAAGTGGTTGGGGACCCAAATATGGCCTccaaaatttgtaaattcaaaATGGTGTCTTATTGAAAGGGACCCTATTGGAAAAGGAAGACAAGATTCATGTGGCTGCCCAGTACAAGGTTCTGTTGAGTGTGTCCGGTTTCATGTTGGTGAGAAAAGGTCTAAAGTTAAGATAGAGCTGGGGGAGGCTTTTTTCCAATGGAGATTAGACATGGTAGGTGAAGAAGTTAGTAGTTCTTGGACAGATGAGGATGAGAAGAAGTTCAGAGAtgtggtgaaatcaaaccctgcTTCACTTGATAAATGTTTTTGGGATCATCTCTTTAAAACATTTCCTAAGAAGAGCAGAGAAGATTTGGTCTGCTACTATTTCAATGTCTTTCTTCTGCAGCAGAGAGCATATCAGAACAGGCATACTCCAGATAACATTGATAGTGATGATGATGAATCAGAGTTCACACCATTGAGGAAAGTGTTTGGACATCAAACACCAAAATCACGCAACCTCACCTTGTTATCACCCAAAAAATCCACTGGCAAAAGGTCAAATGGCAAGTGA